A region from the Benincasa hispida cultivar B227 chromosome 10, ASM972705v1, whole genome shotgun sequence genome encodes:
- the LOC120088434 gene encoding phosphoglycerate kinase, chloroplastic codes for MASAASRATFHLLPTTSSSTSSTRSALLQFSPSTTSSSSIRLRSSATQRLGFAAADPLFSLHVASKIRSFGGKASRGVVSMAKKSVGDLTAADLKGKKVFVRADLNVPLDDNQNITDDTRIRAAIPTIKHLTEKGAKVILSSHLGRPKGVTPKYSLAPLVPRLSELLGIQVVKADDCIGPEVEKLVASLPEGGVLLLENVRFYKEEEKNEPEFAKKLASLADLYVNDAFGTAHRAHASTEGVTKFLKPSVAGFLLQKELDYLVGAVSSPKRPFAAIVGGSKVSSKIGVIESLLEKCDILLLGGGMIFTFYKAQGLSVGSSLVEEDKLELATSLLAKAKAKGVSLLLPTDVVIADKFAPDANSKIVPASAIPDGWMGLDIGPDSVKTFNDALDTTQTIIWNGPMGVFEFDKFAVGTESIAKKLAELSGKGVTTIIGGGDSVAAVEKVGVASVMSHISTGGGASLELLEGKELPGVLALDEAVPVAV; via the exons atgGCGTCTGCGGCTTCCCGTGCCACTTTCCATCTCCTTCCCACCACATCCTCTTCCACTTCTTCAACCCGCTCTGCGCTTCTTCAATTTTCCCCATCCACCACTTCCTCTTCCTCAATTCGCCTCCGCAGCTCCGCCACTCAGCGCCTTGGCTTTGCTGCCGCAGACCCACTTTTCTCCCTCCATGTCGCTTCCAAGATTCGGTCGTTTGGGGGCAAGGCTTCGAGGGGTGTGGTGTCCATGGCCAAGAAGAGCGTTGGGGATTTGACTGCTGCTGACTTGAAGGGGAAGAAAGTGTTCGTCAGGGCTGATCTGAATGTGCCATTGGATGATAATCAGAATATTACTGATGACACTAGGATCAGGGCTGCTATTCCTACAATCAAGCATTTGACGGAGAAGGGAGCTAAAGTCATTCTCTCCAGTCATCTG GGACGACCAAAAGGTGTGACTCCAAAGTACAGCTTGGCACCTCTTGTGCCTAGGCTTTCTGAACTCCTTGGCATTCAG GTTGTGAAGGCTGATGACTGCATTGGTCCTGAGGTTGAGAAGTTGGTTGCTTCCCTGCCTGAGGGTGGAGTCCTTCTCCTTGAAAATGTGAGATTCtacaaggaagaagagaaaaacgaACCTGAGTTTGCAAAGAAGCTTGCTTCTCTAGCTGATCTTTATGTGAACGATGCATTTGGAACTGCACATAGAGCTCACGCTTCGACTGAGGGAGTCACCAAGTTTTTGAAGCCATCCGTAGCTGGTTTCCTCTTGCAAAAG GAACTTGACTATCTAGTGGGGGCCGTTTCAAGCCCAAAGAGGCCATTTGCTGCTATTGTTGGTGGTTCAAAGGTCTCTTCGAAAATTGGAGTGATCGAGTCACTTCTAGAAAAGTGTGACATCTTACTCCTCGGTGGTGGAATGATCTTTACATTTTACAAGGCACAAGGACTTTCAGTTGGTTCATCTTTGGTGGAAGAGGATAAGCTAGAACTAGCAACCTCCCTCCTTGCGAAGGCCAAGGCGAAAGGAGTATCCCTTTTACTACCAACCGACGTCGTCATTGCAGACAAGTTCGCTCCAGATGCAAACAGCAAG ATTGTCCCAGCATCCGCCATCCCTGATGGATGGATGGGGCTGGACATTGGACCAGACTCTGTAAAGACATTCAATGATGCCTTGGACACTACCCAAACTATCATCTGGAATGGACCAATGGGAGTGTTCGAATTTGACAAGTTTGCAGTCGGCACAGAG TCGATTGCTAAGAAACTTGCAGAGCTTAGCGGAAAGGGGGTGACGACCATCATCGGAGGTGGAGACTCGGTTGCAGCTGTGGAGAAGGTGGGAGTTGCAAGCGTCATGAGCCACATTTCGACCGGTGGGGGTGCTAGTTTGGAGTTGTTGGAAGGCAAAGAACTTCCCGGTGTCCTTGCTCTTGATGAGGCCGTACCTGTCGCCGTGTAG